Proteins encoded together in one Impatiens glandulifera chromosome 1, dImpGla2.1, whole genome shotgun sequence window:
- the LOC124919679 gene encoding probable protein S-acyltransferase 17, producing MAMQWLLLCHGLITLLVVISFLCGRWPIFEGTFVERINYFLTVGAYDHLLRIVDTFCGSKATDAVLSVEFYCCDRPNPILQTIYLAIIGTTYFIIIKSSFSYIPGYYLSDIHRYTSLLAVGVGIVLFLLTSFSDPGTVNAENVSCYLSAYPYDNMIFSQKLCSTCKIVKPARSKHCSICNRCVARFDHHCGWMNNCIGERNTRYFVAFLLWHFFLCIYGTVALVFVLAGELQKYKIIEILTVYYGIDNKLKELAPHIVQWLLSSYNTQILLMVFMGIVSLLLAGFFGYHAHLCLSNTTTNETFKWEAYINLQRNAEEVKASAEALIASVNDLNNNVKMKKPRESKWKAFFRRSRLEEVEIVKKNIYDKGFFHNLLEIIFPLSSRSMFLHTKAKSH from the exons ATGGCTATGCAGTGGCTTCTACTCTGCCACGGCCTTATTACGCTGTTGGTTGTCATATCATTTCTCTGTGGCCGGTGGCCAATCTTTGAAGGGACTTTCGTCGAGCGAATCAATTACTTCCTCACCGTTGGTGCATATGATCATTTATT ACGTATCGTTGACACATTTTGCGGCTCAAAGGCCACTGATGCTGTTCTTTCCGTTGAGTTTTATTGCTGCGATCGGCCTAACCCTATCTTACAG ACTATATATTTGGCAATAATTGGAACtacttatttcatcattatcaAGTCATCATTTAGCTACATTCCTGGCTACTATCTTAGTGATATTCACAG GTACACAAGCTTGTTGGCTGTTGGTGTGGGTATTGTGCTCTTTCTTTTGACTAGCTTTTCTGACCCAGGAACTGTAAATGCAGAGAATGTTTCTTGCTATCTCTCTGCATATCCGTATGACAATATGATATTTTCTCAGAAATTATGCTCAACATGCAAGATTGTGAA ACCTGCTAGGTCAAAGCACTGCAGCATATGTAATCGTTGTGTGGCTCGCTTTGATCATCATTGTGGATGGATG AACAATTGTATTGGGGAGAGGAACACACGTTACTTTGTAGCATTCCTTTTATG GCACTTCTTTCTTTGCATATATGGAACAGTAGCCCTTGTATTTGTTCTTGCTGGTGAATTGCAGAAATACAAAATTATAGAGATTCTAACAG TTTATTATGGGATTGATAACAAACTTAAGGAATTGGCTCCACACATTGTACAG TGGTTGTTATCTTCATACAACACTCAGATTCTTCTTATGGTGTTTATGGGGATTGTTTCCCTATTATTAGCTGGCTTCTTTGGATATCATGCCCATTTATGTCTGTCCAATACTACCACAAATGAG ACATTCAAGTGGGAAGCATATATAAACTTGCAGAGGAATGCTGAAGAGGTGAAAGCAAGTGCAGAAGCACTAATTGCAAGTGTAAATGATCTTAACAATAATGTGAAGATGAAGAAGCCTAGAGAAAGCAAGTGGAAAGCCTTCTTCAGGAGATCCCGTTTGGAAGAAGTGGAAATTGTTAAGAAGAATATATATGATAAGGGATTTTTCCACAACCTTCTAGAGATAATATTTCCCCTCTCCTCGAGGTCAATGTTTTTGCATACTAAAGCAAAGTCTCATTGA